CCGCGGCCGGCTCTTTCCTGAGGCAAATTCCCCGACGCGGAGCGAATTCCAGCGTGACCGGGACCGTATCCTGCATTCGACGGCCTTCCGCCGTCTTGCCCACAAGACGCAGGTTTTCATTCCGCACGAGGGGGATCATTACCGCACCCGGCTTACCCATTCGATCGAGGTCGGCCAGATTGCCCGGGCTCTTGCTCGCGCATTGGGCCTCGACGACGATCTGGCAGAGGCATTGGCGCTTGGGCACGACCTTGGCCATACGCCTTTCGGACACACCGGCGAAGACGCCCTCGACGAGGCCATGCGGCCTTATGGCGGTTTCGACCACAATGCCCAGGCGCTGCGCATCGTCACCAAGCTTGAGCACCGCTATGCCTCTTTCGACGGGCTCAACCTCACCTGGGAGACGCTCGAAGGCCTCGTGAAACACAATGGGCCGCTGCTGGGGCCGGATGGTCACCCCACGGCGCGCTACGCGGCGCGCGGCCTGCCGGAGGCCAGCCTCGAATATGCGACGATGCACGATCTGCGGCTCGATCTCTTTGCCGGGCCAGAAGCGCAGGCGGCTGCTATCGCCGACGACATCGCCTATAACGCGCACGATATCGATGACGGCTTACGCGCCGGCCTGTTCGATTTTTCGCAATTGGCCGAGGTCGATTATCTGCGCCAGCGCATTGAACGGATCGATGCGCTTCACCCCGGACTGGAACGCCAGCGATGTATCCACGAACTCGTGCGTCGCGTGATCACCGATTTCATCGAAGACGCGATCAATGAGAGCGCGGCACGGCTGAAGGCGAGCCGCGTTGCGAGCGCCGACGAAGTACGCGCTCTGGACCATGCGATCGCGGGCTTCTCGCCGGTGATGGCGGCGCACCAGCAGACAATCAAGAGTTTCCTGTTCCAGAATATGTACCGGCATCCCGACATCAAACGCATCCGGGTCGAGGCCGCTGGCGTCGCGCGCGATCTCTTCAATATTTTATTCAAGGATCCGGAGTTAATGCCGCCGGAGTGGGCGTCGCTGGCAATCACTCGCGGCGCCGAGGACGAAGCCAAAATGGCGCGCGTCGTCTGCGACTATATTGCTGGCATGACTGACCGCTACGCGCTTGCCGAGCATCAGCGGCTTTTTGACGAGACGCCCGAATTGCGTTAGCGCGCTACAAACACCAAAGCAAAGCCATGAACATTTATTCCGACTTCCACGGCCGCGTTGCGACGCTGCTGCAAAACATCATCGTCAACGGTCGGCTGCCCGCCGATCTCGATCTTGCGCGTTTCGTCGTCGAGCCGCCGCGCGATCCCGCGCATGGCGATCTCTCGGTCAATGCGGCAATGGTCTATGCGAAGGAGGCGAAAGCGCATTTCGCCAATCCGCGCCAATTGGCGACCGAACTTGCGATGTCGCTGGCTGACGATCCTGACGTGGATCAGGCGGAGGTCGCCGGGCCGGGCTTTCTCAACATTCGGGTCAAGCCGCAGGTCTTCGCGCAGATCCTTGACGCAGTGCTGACTCAAGGCGGCCGCTTTGGCGCGGTGACAGCAGGCACTGCTGAAAAGATCGATGTGGAATATGTTTCGGCGAATCCGACGGGGCCGATGCATGTCGGGCATGGCCGTGGCGCCGTTTTCGGCGATGCGCTCGCCAGTCTGCTCGCCTTCGCTGGCGGCGACGTGACGCGCGAATATTACATCAACGATGCCGGCGCGCAGGTCGATGTTCTCGCACGCTCCGCCTATCTGCGCTATCGCGAGGCGCTGGGCGAAACGATCACGATCCCCGAAGGCCTTTATCCGGGCGATTATCTGAAACCGATTGGCGAAGCGCTGGCGAAGGAACATGGCCGCGCTCTGCTTGATGAGCCTGAAGCTGTCTGGCTTCCGCAAGTGCGCGCGGCTGCGATCGCCGGCATGATGGAGATGATCCGCGCCGATCTTGCCGCGCTCCATATCGTGCATGATGTCTTCTTTTCGGAACGCAGCCTGACGCAGGGCGGTCGCGACGAGATCGCCTCTGCCATCGATGAGCTGCGCGCCGCAGACCTCGTCTATGTCGGGCGTTTGCCGGCGCCGAAAGGTCAGCCGTCCGAAGATTGGGAAGACCGCGAACAGGAGCTTTTCAAATCGACGTCTTTCGGCGACGATGTTGACCGGCCGCTCAAGAAATCCGACGGCAGCTACACC
This Methylovirgula sp. DNA region includes the following protein-coding sequences:
- a CDS encoding deoxyguanosinetriphosphate triphosphohydrolase → MPWRAPYASDASRSRGRLFPEANSPTRSEFQRDRDRILHSTAFRRLAHKTQVFIPHEGDHYRTRLTHSIEVGQIARALARALGLDDDLAEALALGHDLGHTPFGHTGEDALDEAMRPYGGFDHNAQALRIVTKLEHRYASFDGLNLTWETLEGLVKHNGPLLGPDGHPTARYAARGLPEASLEYATMHDLRLDLFAGPEAQAAAIADDIAYNAHDIDDGLRAGLFDFSQLAEVDYLRQRIERIDALHPGLERQRCIHELVRRVITDFIEDAINESAARLKASRVASADEVRALDHAIAGFSPVMAAHQQTIKSFLFQNMYRHPDIKRIRVEAAGVARDLFNILFKDPELMPPEWASLAITRGAEDEAKMARVVCDYIAGMTDRYALAEHQRLFDETPELR
- the argS gene encoding arginine--tRNA ligase, whose product is MNIYSDFHGRVATLLQNIIVNGRLPADLDLARFVVEPPRDPAHGDLSVNAAMVYAKEAKAHFANPRQLATELAMSLADDPDVDQAEVAGPGFLNIRVKPQVFAQILDAVLTQGGRFGAVTAGTAEKIDVEYVSANPTGPMHVGHGRGAVFGDALASLLAFAGGDVTREYYINDAGAQVDVLARSAYLRYREALGETITIPEGLYPGDYLKPIGEALAKEHGRALLDEPEAVWLPQVRAAAIAGMMEMIRADLAALHIVHDVFFSERSLTQGGRDEIASAIDELRAADLVYVGRLPAPKGQPSEDWEDREQELFKSTSFGDDVDRPLKKSDGSYTYFAADIAYHKTKIDRGFRNLIDVWGADHGGYVKRMQAAVTALSGGKASLDVKLCQLVKLMRNGEPVKMSKRSGDFVTLRDVVDEVGVDAVRFMMLFRKNDAPLEFDLAKVIEQSKDNPVFYVQYAHARGKSALRQGQAAFADADLSPAALAQANFGLLTDAGEIGLIKLLAQYSRVVEAAANAHEPHRVAFYLHDLASELHGHWTRGKDQPQLRFVNEDYRDLSIARLALVLAVTVVLASGLAILGVSAPDEMR